A single region of the Glycine max cultivar Williams 82 chromosome 20, Glycine_max_v4.0, whole genome shotgun sequence genome encodes:
- the LOC100777452 gene encoding U-box domain-containing protein 14, which translates to MGGSESSKGVVMGRLVECIKEISGLPECQNLCKRVYGNLVRRVKLLSPLFEELKDGDESLSDEQLQSFESLFVALDSAKTLLKDVNQGSKLYQALRRNDTADKFQKVTEKIEAVLSEIPYCKLEISEEVREQIELVHAQFKRAKAQTEFADIQLDLDMAVAQKEKDPDPAVLKRLSEKLHLRTINDLRKESSELPELLITSGGELGDSFEMITSLLSKLRECVLTENPEVGTGECEKLSVKHRSPVIPDDFRCPISLELMKDPVIVSTGQTYERSCIQKWLDAGHKTCPKTQQTLVHTALTPNYVLKSLIALWCESNGIELPKKQGSCRTKKCGGSSLSDCDRTAISALLDKLMSNDIEQQRAAAGELRLLAKRNADNRVCIAEAGAIPPLVDLLSSSDPRTQEHAVTALLNLSINESNKGTIVNAGAIPDIVDVLKNGSMEARENAAATLFSLSVLDENKVQIGAAGAIPALIKLLCEGTPRGKKDAATAIFNLSIYQGNKARAVKAGIVVPLIQFLKDAGGGMVDEALAIMAILASHHEGRVAIGQAEPIPILVEVIRTGSPRNRENAAAVLWSLCTGDPLQLKLAKEHGAEAALQELSENGTDRAKRKAGSILELLQRMEGVDNLQNS; encoded by the exons ATGGGTGGGAGCGAGAGCTCGAAGGGTGTGGTTATGGGTCGTTTGGTTGAGTGCATCAAGGAGATTTCTGGGTTGCCAGAGTGTCAGAACTTGTGCAAGAGGGTGTATGGGAATTTGGTTCGCAGGGTGAAGCTTTTGAGTCCTCTCTTTGAGGAATTGAAGGATGGTGATGAGTCCCTCAGCGATGAACAGCTTCAAAGCTTTGAGTCTCTCTTTGTTGCTTTGGATTCAGCTAAGACCCTTTTGAAGGATGTGAACCAAGGGAGTAAGCTTTATCAG GCTTTGCGGAGGAATGATACAGCAGATAAGTTCCAAAAAGTAACTGAAAAAATTGAAGCTGTGCTCAGTGAAATTCCTTACTGCAAACTTGAGATATCAGAGGAAGTTCGAGAACAG ATTGAACTGGTGCATGCTCAATTCAAAAGAGCCAAAGCTCAAACAGAATTTGCTGATATACAACTAGACCTAGATATGGCAGTGGCGCAAAAAGAAAAGGACCCTGATCCTGCTGTACTGAAGAGACTTTCTGAGAAGTTGCATCTAAGGACAATAAATGACCTAAGGAAAGAGTCTAGTGAATTACCTGAATTGTTGATCACAAGTGGTGGAGAACTAGGCGACTCTTTTGAAATGATCACATCCCTTCTCAGCAAACTGAGGGAATGCGTGCTCACAGAAAATCCTGAAGTTGGCACTGGTGAATGTGAAAAATTGTCAGTTAAGCACAGGTCTCCCGTGATCCCAGATGATTTTCGATGTCCTATATCTCTTGAACTAATGAAAGATCCTGTAATAGTCTCCACTGGTCAG ACATATGAAAGATCTTGCATTCAAAAATGGCTTGATGCTGGTCACAAAACCTGCCCCAAGACACAGCAGACACTTGTGCATACAGCCCTTACCCCTAACTATGTTTTGAAGAGTTTGATTGCTTTGTGGTGTGAAAGCAATGGCATTGAGCTACCAAAGAAGCAAGGGAGCTGTAGAACAAAGAAATGTGGTGGCAGCAGTCTTTCAGATTGTGATCGAACTGCTATTAGTGCTTTATTGGATAAACTAATGAGTAACGATATAGAACAGCAAAGGGCAGCTGCTGGTGAGCTCAGGCTGTTGGCTAAGAGGAATGCAGACAACCGAGTATGCATTGCTGAGGCAGGAGCAATACCACCTCTTGTAGATTTGTTGTCTTCTTCAGACCCTCGAACTCAGGAGCACGCTGTTACAGCACTTCTCAATCTTTCCATCAACGAGAGTAACAAAGGAACTATAGTAAATGCTGGAGCCATACCGGATATTGTAGATGTACTGAAAAATGGAAGCATGGAGGCTAGAGAAAATGCAGCTGCAACTCTCTTCAGTTTATCGGTTCTAGACGAGAATAAGGTGCAAATAGGTGCAGCTGGAGCTATCCCTGCTCTAATAAAGTTACTTTGTGAAGGTACTCCCAGAGGTAAGAAGGATGCCGCTACTGCTATCTTTAACCTATCTATTTATCAGGGAAATAAAGCAAGAGCTGTAAAAGCTGGTATAGTAGTCCCACTGATACAGTTTCTGAAGGATGCTGGGGGTGGAATGGTAGATGAAGCACTAGCTATTATGGCAATCCTTGCAAGCCACCATGAAGGCCGGGTAGCGATTGGTCAGGCCGAGCCAATTCCTATTCTTGTTGAGGTTATACGAACCGGCTCTCCACGCAACCGAGAGAATGCTGCTGCTGTCTTGTGGTCACTATGCACTGGAGATCCGCTGCAATTAAAACTAGCAAAAGAACATGGTGCAGAAGCCGCACTGCAGGAGTTGTCAGAAAATGGAACTGATAGAGCTAAGAGAAAAGCTGGAAGCATATTGGAACTCTTGCAGCGAATGGAAGGGGTTGATAATCTGCAGAATTCATAG